One Microbacterium trichothecenolyticum DNA window includes the following coding sequences:
- a CDS encoding ATP-dependent Clp protease proteolytic subunit, with product MPEPLMATSVFDRLLKDRIIWLGSEVRDENANEICAKILLLAAEDAQKDIYLYINSPGGSITAGMAIYDTMQFVPNDIVTVGIGMAASMGQLLLTSGTKGKRYITPNARVLLHQPHGGFGGTSSDIQTQAQLILDMKRRLAEITASQTGKSVEQINADGDRDRWFSAQEALEYGFVDHMREHASDVTGGGGTAA from the coding sequence ATGCCCGAACCCCTTATGGCAACGAGCGTCTTCGACAGGCTGCTGAAGGACCGCATCATCTGGCTCGGTTCCGAGGTGCGCGACGAGAACGCCAACGAGATCTGCGCGAAGATCCTCCTGCTCGCCGCAGAAGACGCGCAGAAGGACATCTACCTCTACATCAACTCGCCCGGCGGCTCCATCACGGCCGGCATGGCCATCTACGACACCATGCAGTTCGTGCCGAACGACATCGTCACCGTCGGCATCGGCATGGCGGCGTCGATGGGCCAGCTGCTGCTGACCAGCGGCACCAAGGGCAAGCGCTACATCACCCCCAACGCCCGCGTGCTGCTGCACCAGCCGCACGGCGGCTTCGGTGGGACCTCGAGCGACATCCAGACTCAGGCGCAGCTCATCCTCGACATGAAGCGCCGCCTCGCCGAGATCACCGCGTCGCAGACCGGCAAGAGCGTCGAGCAGATCAACGCCGACGGCGACCGCGACCGCTGGTTCAGCGCGCAGGAGGCTCTCGAATACGGCTTCGTCGACCACATGCGCGAGCACGCCAGCGACGTCACCGGCGGCGGCGGAACCGCGGCCTGA
- a CDS encoding ATP-dependent Clp protease proteolytic subunit gives MNIPTFGGAAAHMPSSRYVLPQFEERTAYGYKRQDPYNKLFEDRVIFLGVQVDDASADDVMAQLLVLESQDPDRDIIMYINSPGGSFTAMTAIYDTMQYVSPQIQTVVLGQAASAASVLLAAGAPGKRLALPNARILIHQPAMGEAGHGQASDIEIQAQEILRMRTWLEETMARHTGQDVAKVNKDIDRDKILSAQEALEYGIVDQVLTTRKRTPAALTA, from the coding sequence ATGAACATCCCCACCTTCGGCGGCGCCGCGGCCCACATGCCCTCGAGTCGCTATGTTCTCCCGCAGTTCGAGGAGCGCACGGCATACGGCTACAAGCGCCAGGACCCCTACAACAAGCTGTTCGAGGACCGCGTCATCTTCCTCGGCGTGCAGGTCGACGACGCGTCGGCCGACGACGTCATGGCCCAGCTGCTCGTGCTCGAGTCGCAGGACCCCGACCGCGACATCATCATGTACATCAACTCGCCCGGTGGCTCGTTCACGGCGATGACGGCGATCTACGACACGATGCAGTACGTCTCGCCGCAGATCCAGACCGTCGTTCTCGGTCAGGCCGCGTCCGCGGCATCCGTGCTGCTGGCCGCCGGCGCCCCGGGCAAGCGTCTCGCCCTGCCGAACGCCCGCATCCTGATCCACCAGCCCGCCATGGGCGAGGCCGGTCACGGGCAGGCGTCCGACATCGAGATCCAGGCGCAGGAGATCCTCCGCATGCGCACCTGGCTCGAAGAGACGATGGCCCGTCACACCGGGCAGGACGTCGCGAAGGTCAACAAGGACATCGACCGCGACAAGATCCTGTCGGCGCAGGAGGCCCTCGAGTACGGCATCGTCGACCAGGTGCTCACGACTCGCAAGCGCACTCCGGCGGCCCTCACCGCCTGA